In the genome of Aequorivita sp. H23M31, the window GGCGCTTTACCATAAGCAATACTATAATTCAAGCCATTATAATAAGAATATCGCATAGGAAGAACCATTTCCTTTCCATTAGGTAAGGTGATAGTATCGGAAGTTTTAAGACGTCTATTAAAATCCAGATTTCGTTCAAACCTATCTATCGCCATTAATTCTCCCATACTCTGACGATCAAATTCTGAATAGAAAAGCTGGGCGGAATCATTGGAATTTATATATATCTGAAAAACGTCGTCATAAATAAGTTCTACAAATATTTTGAATTTGGAGTAATTGTGGTTTACATACTGAAAAACTCTTTCGTTTTCAGTATTGGGATTGCTATATATCTTATAAATCAGTTCATAATTAAGTTTCTGGGGTTTACCACCTTCTTCTTGTTTAAAGTGTGGCGAAAAAGCAGAATTAGCCAATTTTAGAAGTCCACTTTGGACAGTGCTATCCTTAAAAACAATTTTACTATTAACATACGGCGTTACCCGCAACTCGTAATCCTGTGAAACACAGATTGAATAATTGAAAAGGATAAAGATTAAAAGAAAGTTTTTTATCATAATTTATTCTTGAGTGATGGAGGCAAATCGAGACTTTGGTTTGTTTAAGGCATGCTTATAAAAAGCTCAAGACGTTCCTAGTTGTATAAAAGCCTAATTTAACACTAATGCCCAATTGCGCCAAACCCTACTAAAGCAGTTTAGCCATTTTTATACTTTCCACTTTACTGGTTACAACAAGATTTATTTTCTTGAATTGATGGACAGGGAACAGTTCCATAACTACAAAAAACACAGCAATCGCCCGCCAAGGGTTTTAATTGGCTTTTGCAGTTTTCGCATTCATAGAAAAACTGACAAGCATTTGTCGGCATTTCTTCTACTTTTTGTTGGCCACAATTTGGGCAGGTTATGGTTGAGGTGAATATTAATTTCATTTTGTTCCGTCGTGTTAATGGACAACCTGTGATGGTTAGAATTTATCCTAATAATAAATCGTAGATTCGGACCTGGTTTTATTGATTTCCTGAGCCTGTCGAAGGGTACGGTGGTGTGAAAGGCGCACCGTGGGCTTACGGCTCACGGCCGTCTACTCGATTGCCCTTAGTACTCCCATTAACTTTACTCAATAATCTTGTATCAATATTTCTGTCGGGATGTTTAAATCAGCGTTCAGTTTTCGGAAATCGGGTCGAACATATCTATTGGAAAATTCTCATTTTCGTAATTCAATTACCATTGCCAAAATTTCCAATTCGTCGCCTTCTTCGGTTCCTCTTTTAGCATCGAAAATAACCTCAAAGCGCTCAAGTGCTTTTTGGTAATCCGCTTGGTTTGTAATTGGTTTTATTTTCATCTTAAATTTCATTTGCGTTTATTTTATCATACCCGCCTGCCGGACGGGCAGGTTCCCCGTAAGTTCCGATAAAGCGTTTCCACGCCAGTTGATATTCAAAATTAAACTTATCAGTCAGTCGGTAATCGTTTCCTTTAATATTAAATACAATTCGGTGGTCTTTCAGAATATTTTCGCTAAGTTGGGGAGGATAAAGCTTAGGCTTCCTTCCAAATGTATCAAAAATATTTCTTCAACTTCCTATTTATGTTTTAATTTCAGGTGCTTCCATAAAAAAACCTTCCCGTGAGGAAAGGTTTATTATTAATTGAGATTAAGGTTTTATATCATAGAATATTAATTAGGTCTCGACTGCGCTCGACCTGACATTGATCAATTATTCCCTAAAATCAAAGGCAGGCCATCTTTTCCGGAGCCAATTACAATTACCTTGGAGTTCTCAGATTTAGAGAGTTCCACGGTGGCCTGAATACCTTTTTCCTTCAATATATTATCCGTTATGGAAGCACTAAGGATGGAGTTTGCTCTTGCTTTACCTTCTGCTTCTATCCGTTGTCTTTCTGCTTCTTTTGTGGCTTTTTCAAGACGGAACTCGTATTCTAAAGATTCCTGCTCTTGGCGCAGTTTACGCTCGATTGCATCTTTAATTGTCGGTGGAAGAGTTACGTCGCGGACCAATACTTCATTTAACTGAATATACTGCTTGTCCAATATTTTTTTCGTTTCTTCAAATATTTCATCTTGTATTGCATCTCGCTTACTGGAATATAATTGTTCCGGAGTATAACGACCAACAACGCTTCTGGCAGCACTTCTAATGGCGGGCATAATTACCCGTTGTAAATAGTTTTCACCTTTTTCTTGGTGCAATTTTGCCACATCAGAATAAACTGGTTGATACCAAGCCGAAGCATCCAGCTTAATTTCAAGTCCGTTAGAAGAAAGAACCTGCATTTTATCTGAAAGTTCTTGCTGTCTGGCTTCATAAATAAATACTCGGTTCCATGGAGCAATGAGGTGGAAGCCTTCTCCCAATGGTGGTTTATTGGTTACAACTCCCTTTCCAAAGGTTTCATAAAGAACCCCGACATGTCCGGATTTAATAGTTACCGATGATTTTGCAATGATGATGATAAGTACTACGATTCCGATAATTACGGGTATAGTAAGCCTAGGTAATCTTTCCATTCTATTATTTGTTGTTTTTTAAATTAGTCCGTTGTATTTTCTGATAAACCATTCTCCCGCGAGGGTAAGAACAATTAAGACCAAGAGGTATTTCCAATCAATTAAGGGAACGGTTTTTCGTTCAGCCTTTTGGATATTTTGAAAATTTTTGTCTGCAAGAAGTTGATCAATTAGAAGGTTAGTATCAGTTATTAAATATTCCTTTCCGCCGGTGTTTTCTGCAACTCGGCGAAGTTTGGCAATATCGGCATTTAAAAACTGTTGCTCTACATTAAAGTCCAAAATGGTAAAGTTGCCGCTTTTTGAAACTTCTTCATTTGCTACGGAAATAGTGAAGGAGTATTCTCCAGCGGGAAGACTGTTTAAATCCACTTCATAAAAATTATTTCGCAATAGCATTGGGAAAACTGTCTGCTTTTCGGTTTCGGAATTCACCACAGTAATATTCAAGGAAGCACGATTGTCAAAAACATAGTTTTTATCAAAATATTGAGCTGAAATTTTTATGGGATTATTGTTGTAATAAAAGGTTTCTGAGGAAACTTCTAACCTGCTCCTTCGTTTATTGGAGGCTAGATATTGTACTAGACTTCCGATAAATCCATCAAAATCCTGAAAGCTATCGGTTTTCAAAAAACTACCTGCACGCCAACGCCAAAAGCCTTCGCCATCCCAAATGGCATTACGCCGTCCGTTGATTTCCATAGTCGCCAATAAGGGACTTTCGGAAGTAATTCCACGTATAGTCTGATCTAACATAACTTCGTGAGGCACATTAATGGATAGCTCTCCAAATTGCGTATGCAGCGGTGGAAAATCATCAAAACCTAAGTCTTCAACCGCAAAACTTCCATAGTTAGAATTTAATTTTCCCTGCACATCTTCCTTTTGTCTAGTTGAGTTTTTTTTGAAATTCTCTTGGGCCGAGTTCAGAAAAGTCCAATCTGTTTCCAGACCAGCAATTGTCCAAGCGTTTTTATTCAATTTTTCCAATTCTGAAAAAACGGCAGCAAAACTTCTATCAGGCTGATAAAGAATTACCAGTTGATAATCATTAAGCAAATTAATAGCCTCCACAGGTTTTTTAAAGGTAACCGTCCGTTGTTCGTTGGATGTAATGGATTTTTTTAACGCACCCAAATCTGGGTGAGTGAGTTTACTTACAATCAAAATATTAGTGGCTTGATCAATTACCTCAACTGCAAAATGTTTAATGTTGTTTGTCCTGTTCTTTTCATTCTCCAACGGAAGTATTTGTGCAGTATATTTTTGAAGGCCTACGCTATTCGCTGGAAGGTTAAAGTTTAACGTACTGGAATTTTCCTTCTCAGAAAACGAAACCTTAGAACGGTAAACAGTCGAAGTTCCTTGGGTAATAACAAATTCTGAATTTACATCACTCGTGCCACTGTATGTCAATATTACCTCAACGGGAAATTGATTTTTTAAAAAGGCATACCTGTTGGTGTTCAATTGACCTATTTTCAAATCTGTATACTGAACGGAATCTCCAAGGACTATAGGATAAATCGGGTTCTTGAACGTTGATGAAGAGAATTCGTAATCATTTCCCAAAGTCTGATTTCCATCCGTTATAAGAATAGTTGGTGCGCTTCGGTTCTTAAAAATTTCATTAACTGAAGAAAGTGCTTCGGAAATATTGGTATTCTTTTCTGCAAAAGAAAGGGTATCACTTTTCCTAAATTTACTTCCGAAGGAAAAATATGAAATATCGAACTTTTCATTAAGCTTCTTGTTTTCCTTCAGCTCAGTAATTAAATCCAACACATTATTATTCTGGCCCAACACTTCCACTGAGGCCGAATTATCTATTAATACGGGAAGTTTGGGCTTGTCAGTTGTATAGGTCTCACTCTCAAATTTCGGGTTGATAATAAGTAGAAGAATAGAAAAAATTGTAATAAACCTAAGAATCCCAAATATCCAACTCAGCCTTTGGCTTTGCTTTGACTTATAGCCATACATAAAAATCGCCAGAGCAATGGAAATTACACTCGCGAGGATTATATAAAGTATGGTTTCTGTGGACACGTGGGGGTTTGGGTTGGAGTTTGGGGTTTAACTGTTGTAGCTTATAATTTAAGGTCGCAGGTTGCAGTTGCAAGTTTTGAATATTTAAAAGTTTATGAGTTTAAATGTTGTTTCGGGGAGTTGAGGAGTCGATGAGTTGAGGAGTTGAGGAGTTGAGGAGTCGATGAGTTGAGGAGTTGAGGAGTTGAGGAGTAAAAGAAATGTTTAATAATTTTACTGTCTCTTAACTACCGTCTACCAACCACAAACTACAACCTAGAAACCACTACCCACAAACCCTTACGTAAGCATTCCTCCATCAACATTCAGCACCTGTCCGGTTACGTAGGCAGAAAGATCGCTGGCTAAGAATACACAAACGTTGGCGATATCCTCGGGCTCTCCTCCGCGTTTTAGAGGAATAGCATCGCGCCAGCCTTGAACTGTTTTTTCATCTAGTTTGCCTGTCATTTCGGTTTCGACAAATCCGGGGGCAATTACGTTGCAGCGGATATTTCGGGATCCTAATTCCAAGGCAACGGATTTTGAGAACCCAATGATACCGGCTTTCGAGGCGGCATAATTTGCTTGGCCTGCATTTCCTTTAACTCCTACTACCGAGCTCATATTGATTATTGATCCCTTTCGCTGTTTCAGCATGGTGCGCTGAACGGCTTTGGTCATATTAAAAACCGATTTTAAGTTAACCTCAATTACCTTGTCAAAATCTTCTTCGGAAATACGCATCAACAGATTGTCCTTGGTAATTCCTGCATTGTTCACAAGAATATCGATGCTTCCAAAATCCTTTATTACTTCCTCCGCCAATTGTTGTGAGTCCTCATAAGATGCAGCATTACTTTGGTAAGCCTTTGCTTTAACCCCGGTTTTAGAAACTTCTTCGGCCAAAGTGTTTGCCGCTTCTGCTGAAGAGCTATAGGTGAAAGCCACATTGGCTCCATGTTGTGCGAATACCTCAACAATTCCTTTTCCTATGCCGCGACTACCGCCAGTAATGATTGCTGTTTTTCCTTCGAGTAATTTCATATTTTAAATCAGTTTATTATTTATTCTAAAAATATCAAGTCTATTCTCTTAAATGCAGTATTGGCTCTGCATATAGCGCTTGAAAGGTTTGGATTCAAATATAACAAAAGGTTGTGGGTTCTCCATAAAAAAGACCCTGTGAATTTCACAGAGTCTTTCGTTGTATTTCGATAAATTTTAGCCTAGAATCTCAGCTACCTTCTTACCAATTTCAGCAGGGGAATCTACTACGTGTATTCCACATTCGCGCATAACTTTTTTCTTGGCCTGAGCGGTATCCTCACTTCCGCCAACAATTGCACCAGCGTGGCCCATAGTGCGTCCGGCAGGAGCGGTTTCACCAGCAATAAATCCGATTATCGGTTTTTTAATGCCACTCTCCTTATACCATTTTGCGGCATCAATTTCAAGCTGGCCACCAATTTCGCCGATCATAACCACGGCCTCACTTTCGGGGTCTGTAATAAGCATTTCCAAAGCTTCCTTGGTTGTTGTTCCAATAATTGGATCCCCACCAATTCCGATAGCAGTGGTAATTCCCAAACCTTGTTTTACAACTTGGTCGGCAGCCTCGTAAGTAAGTGTTCCAGATTTTGAAACGATACCAACGGTTCCTTTTTTAAATACGAAACCTGGCATAATACCAACTTTTGCCTCACCAGGAGTAATCACGCCAGGACAGTTAGGGCCGATAAGACGGCAGTCTCTATCCTTAATGTAATCTGAAGCCATAATCATGTCTTTTACCGGAATGCCCTCAGTAATTGTAATAATGACTTTTATTCCCGCATCGGCAGCTTCCATAATTGCATCGGCAGCAAATGCTGGCGGTACAAAAATAATAGAGGTGTTTGCTCCAGTTTCTTTTACGGCATCTTCCACAGTATTAAAAACAGGACGATCTAGATGGCTCTGCCCTCCCTTACCAGGAGTAACGCCACCAACCACATTGGTTCCATATTCAATCATCTGTTCGGCATGAAAGGAACCTTCACTTCCGGTGAAACCTTGCACTATTACTTTTGAATCCTTATTTACTAAAACGCTCATTTTTAAGTATTTTCTATTAATTATCTCTATGTGTTGTTTAATCTGTTTCTATTAAAATCCTGCAAAGATATAGTTTATGACCAAGTCTTTTAGGGTGATTCTAAATTTTAACCCTATCATAACCTTCATTAGTGTCGTCATTGCTGGTTACTGGTTGGCTCACTTGGTGACCGCGGAATATTTTTCCATCCTTCACTTCCCAAATGGCAATAAAATGTGCAATCCCCATTTCTTCATCAGGGTTTTCCATAGTTCGTACGTAGTATTTGTAGCGAATGGTAACGTGATTACCGTCGGCAAGCAGATGGCTTACTTCAAGACGTAAATCCTGATAGGTTCTTCGAATTTCATCAAAAAAGTTTACAAGATCATCGTAATGCATTATGGAGAGACCAATGGGACTGTTCCATAATAAAACCAAATCGGGATGGAAGTAACGCTCGAGGACCGTGTTGTCCTTTAAAATATCGGAACGGTAAAAATCTCTGACAACTTCTTTTGCTTTATTACTCATAATATTTTATCCAATTTTTCAATTAGTTCTGGGATCAATTTTATGGAGGCCATTTCTTTGTATTTCTTTCTAAAATCGTCTGCCGGAGTTCCAAAATAAGATTTGTGTCCATCCAAAGATTTGCTCACTCCGCTCTGTGCAGAAATAACAGCCTTATCTCCTATTGTAATTCCGCTGGTAATCCCTACCTGACCCCAAATTGTTACAAAATCTCCAATAACCACACAACCTGCAATGCCAACCTGCGACGCAATAAGACATCTCTTGCCAATAACTGTATCGTGGCCCACCTGTACCTGATTATCGAGTTTGGTGCCTTCGCCTATGGTAGTAGAAGCCGTTACTCCTTTATCTATAGTGCAAAGTGCGCCTATATCTACATTATCCTCAAGGACCACATTGCCGCCACTGAGAAGCTTATCAAATTTTTCAGGACGGTTTTTATAATAGAAAGCGTCGCCGCCAAGTACACTTCCGGCATGGATGGTAACATTATCACCAATCCGGGCGTTATCATAAATACAAACGTTGGAATAGATTAAACAGTTTTTACCTATTTCCACATTGTGACCTATAAAAACATTAGGTTGAATTACCGTGCCCTCCCCTATTTTAGCACTTTCAGCAATCGCCCGATTTGCGCCTCTAAAAGGTGAGAAATGCTGGGTCAATTTATTGAAATCGCGAAAGGGATCTTCAGAGATCAACAACGCTTTTCCTTCAGGGCATTCTACTTTTTTATTTATAAGAATTACGGTTGCATCAGAAGTCAATGCCTTATCGTAATACTTGGGATGATCTACAAATACAATATCCCCAGGTTGAACCACGTGAATTTCATTCATTCCCAAAACGGGAAAATTGGCATCCCCAACATAATAACAACCGATAATGTTAGCAATATTTTCCAAAGAATGGGGAACTGGGAATTTCACAGGGAATGGTTATTGGTTATTGTTAGTAGTTTATTGATTGTTTGTGAATTATTGTTTATGGTTTGAGCATTAATAATTACTGACTATTGGCAACTGAATACTGACCATTGACCACTGATTACTATTCCTTTACTCGTTCTTGGTATTGACCTTTTTCAGTATCTATACGAATTTTGTCACCTTCGTTTACGAAAAGCGGGACATTGATTTCGGCACCTGTTTCAACTATCGCTGGCTTGGTGGCATTTGTAGCAGTATTACCTTTAACACCAGGCTCCGTCGAGGTTACCTCCAAAATAACGTGTGCTGGCATTTCAACAGAGAGAGGAGATCCATCTTCAGAATTTAACAACACAGACACAACTTCTCCTTCTTTCATTAATTCAGGAGTATCCAATATACTTTTCATCAATTGAATTTGTGCGTAATCTTCGGTATTCATAAAGTGATAAACATCACCTTCATTGTACAAAAATTGAAATTTATGGGTTTCCACTCTTACGTCATCAATTTTATGACCTGCGGAAAAAGTATTGTCTATTACTTTACCCGTGGTGACACTCTTCAATTTGGTTCGAACGAAAGCGGGACCCTTGCCTGGTTTTACGTGAAGAAATTCGATTACCTTATATATATCGTTATTGTAACGAATGCAAAGTCCTTTTCTAATATCTGATGATGTGGCCATTAATAAATTTAGTTTTTAAATTGTAGATTAAAAATGTTATGGTTGATTACCGAAAATAATGGTGTAAATTATTTAAATTAATTTGAATTGAAATATCCCTTCATAATTCCACGCTTGGAATTTTTGATAAACTGAAGAATTTCGTCACGCTCAGGTGTGGCTTCCATTTCGGCCTCAATGATTTCGGTTGCTTGAGTGGTGTTATAATTCTTCTGGTAAAGTAGTCTATAGATATTCTGGATTTCAGATATTTTCTGAGAGGCAAAACCTCTTCTGCGAAGTCCTATAGAATTTATACCCACATAGCTTAAGGGTTCGCGGGCAGCTTTTGTAAATGGAGGCACATCCTTTCGCACTAAGGAGCCACCGGTAACAAAAGCGTGATTACCGATCATACAAAATTGGTGCACCGCAGTCATTCCAGCTAGAACAACATAATCTCCAACAGTTATATGTCCAGCCAAAGTGCTATTATTACTAAATATGCAATTATCACCCACGATGCAATCGTGAGCAATATGACAGTAAGCCATAATCCAGCAGTTTTTTCCAATAACCGTTTTTCCCCGATCTATGGTTCCGCGATTAATGGTTACGAACTCCCTAAGAGTTGTGCCATCCCCGATTTCAACGGTGGTATCTTCATCCCGAAATTTTAAATCTTGAGGAACAGCAGAAATAACTGCTCCAGGAAAAATATTACAATTTTTACCTATTCGCGCACCTTCCATGATGGTTACGTGGCTTCCAATCCAAGTTCCTTCTCCGATAACCACATTATTATGGATAGTCGTGAAGGGCTCGATTACAACGTTCTTAGCTATTTTTGCGCCCGGATGGACGAATGCAAGGGGTTGATTCATTTCTTGTCAATATTATTTTTTCCATTCAAGCTTATCCACTAATTCACTCATTACCAGAGGTTGAAATAGGCCTGCTCGTCAATTATAAATTTTTTGTTTTAACCATTTGTGCCATCAATTCAGCCTCGGTTACAATTTTATCATTCGCATAAGCCTTACCGCTCATATGAACAATACCGCGACGTATGGGCGACATAAGTTCCAGTTGGAAAATTAAGGTGTCCCCAGGATTTACCTGCTGTTTGAATTTCACATTATTTATTTTCATAAAGAATGTAAGGTAATTCTCCGGATCCGGAACGGTGCTCAGGGCCAAAATTCCCCCCGTTTGGGCCATTGCTTCAACTATCAAAACTCCCGGCATTACGGGCGCTCCGGGAAAGTGCCCCACGAAGAAAGGTTCATTCATGGTGACGTTTTTTAGTCCTACAACATAGGTTTCTCCCAATTCCATAATTTTATCTACCAACAAAAATGGGGGCCTATGCGGAAGCATGGCCATTATTTCGTTAATATCCTTAACTGGTGGCTTGCTAAGATCGAATTGCGGAATGCTATTCCTTTTTTCGATCTTAATAATTTTTGAAAGTTTCTTTGCAAACTGCGTATTAACGTGGTGTCCTGGTTTGTTGGCAATCACTTTTCCTTTTATGCGAATTCCCACAAGTGCTAAATCTCCAATTACATCCAGCAACTTATGTCTTGCTGCTTCATTTGGATAATGCAAGGTTAGGTTGTCCAGTATTCCGTTTGGTTTAACAGATATGGTGTCTTTGCCAAAGGCAGTCCGCAATTTATCCATGATACTCGGAGAAAGCTCCTTGTCAACATAAACGATCGCATTGTTAAGATCACCTCCTTTAATAAGTCCGTTGTCAAGAAGGGTTTCAATTTCGTGGAGGAAACTGAAGGTTCTTGCATTTGCAATTTCATCTTTAAAATCAGCAAGACGCTTCATGGATGCATTCTGAGTGCCGAGGACTTTTGTTCCAAAATCCACCATTGTGGTCACTTGATACTCATCGGCGGGCATTACAATGATCTCGCTTCCCGAATCCTCGTCGACATAGGAAATAACTTCCTTTACCACATATTCTTCTCGAGGGGCATCCTGCTCAACAATTCCTGCCTTTTCAATTGCCTCCACAAAATATTTTGCCGATCCGTCCATAATTGGAGGCTCAGAGGCATTCAATTCCATAATACAATTGTCGATCTCAAGTCCAACAAGTGCAGAAAGAACGTGCTCTGAAGTTTGGATCTTCACTCCTCTCTTTTCGAGGTTAGTTCCTCTTTGGGTATTTACTACATAATTGGCATCTGCCTCTATCTCAGGACTACCTTCCAGGTCAATCCTTACAAAAGAGTAACCATGATTTTCGGGAGCGGGTTTAAAAGTAATAATTACTTCCTTTCCCGTATGCAATCCTACCCCAGTAAGGGAAATCTCCCTCCCGATGGTGCGCTGTTTTACAACACTTTCACTCATTATCAATTCGTTTTTCGACGGTATTTAATCTTTCCGCTATTTTCGGAAGGTTTTTGAAATATACATAACTTTTATTAAAATCGGCATAATTAAGAGCTGGGGAGCCTTGCAAGGTTTCATTGTCCTTTACATTCCGGCTAATCCCGCTCTGGGCCTGGATCTTTACGTTATCACCAATAATCAAATGTCCCGCAATTCCAACTTGGCCTCCAATTATACAATTTTTGCCAATCTTGGTGGATCCGGCCACACCTGTTTGAGCTGCGATAACGGTATTTTCCCCAATGGTAACATTGTGGGCAATTTGAATCTGATTATCCAGCTTCACACCTTTTTTGATAATTGTAGAACCCATAGTCGCGCGATCTATGGTAGTACCCGGACCTATATCTACGTTGTCCTCAATAACTACATTTCCTATTTGTGGCACTTTATTGTATTCACCTTGTTCGTTTGGAGTAAAACCAAAACCATCGGCACCAATTACAACACCACTGTTAATTACACAGGAATTCCCGATTTTTGTTTCAGAATATATTCGCGCACCGGTAAACAAAATTGTATTGTTTCCAATAGACACATTATCTCCTATATAAACATTGGGATAAATCTTCACATTGTCCCCTATTTTTGCTTTTTCTCCTAAATATGAAAAAGCGCCCATATATAGGTTTTCACCATATTCCGCACTTTCAGAAATAAAAACAGGATTTTCAACTCCTGTTTTATGATTCTTTACCTGATTGTAATATTCCAACAGTTGAGAAAATGCCTTGTATGCATTTTCAACCCGAATAAGGGTTGTAGAAAGTTCATTAGTGGCTACAAAATCTTGATTTACAATCGTAATTGAAGACTTTGTTGAATAAATATAATGAGTGTACTTGGGATTTGCCAAAAAGGTCAAGCTACCTTTTCCGCCTTCTTCAATCTTCGCCAAATCAGATACAACAACATCCTCATCACCCTCTACGGTCCCATTCAGAATTTCTGCTATTTGGCCTGCTGTAAATTTCATTAGAGCTTTTAAATAAACGTTTTTAAACCCTTTAAAAAGAGCCAGTGCAAAGTACACTTTTTTAAATGAATGAAGGAGCCCAGATTATTTTTCATTCCTGCAAAAATAGAAAAAAAGGACATAGCTGCCTTAGCAATCCGTATTGTTTTTTGGATAGCACATATAGTACTTAATCACCGATTTGGACAGCGCTTCTATATTCAACTGATCACTGGCCTTCGCCACATCCACTATTTTTCCATTTTTTCGAACTAAGTTAATAGTATCCTTTTGCATACTATATGCTTGATTTTCAAGCTTTCCCGAAAATACGAAATAAGCGGCTTCTTCTTCTGAAATTCTATAAAGTTCCGCCACTTCAATCCTTTTTTCCTCTACCTTTTTTTCTGAAAATGGTTTGGATTTAATCTTTATTTTTAATAAGTCTCTATTTAACAGCATTTTGCAGAGCTTTGATAGAACGAAGTCATCATTAATTTCCCAGTACTTCATAGCTGATATAATGTCGTTATCATCAAGTTTGGAAAAGATTTCTAGTACTTTTTCGGAAAAGTCATTTAACTTAATATCAT includes:
- a CDS encoding GDCCVxC domain-containing (seleno)protein, which translates into the protein MKLIFTSTITCPNCGQQKVEEMPTNACQFFYECENCKSQLKPLAGDCCVFCSYGTVPCPSIQENKSCCNQ
- a CDS encoding prohibitin family protein, translating into MERLPRLTIPVIIGIVVLIIIIAKSSVTIKSGHVGVLYETFGKGVVTNKPPLGEGFHLIAPWNRVFIYEARQQELSDKMQVLSSNGLEIKLDASAWYQPVYSDVAKLHQEKGENYLQRVIMPAIRSAARSVVGRYTPEQLYSSKRDAIQDEIFEETKKILDKQYIQLNEVLVRDVTLPPTIKDAIERKLRQEQESLEYEFRLEKATKEAERQRIEAEGKARANSILSASITDNILKEKGIQATVELSKSENSKVIVIGSGKDGLPLILGNN
- a CDS encoding VWA domain-containing protein, translating into MSTETILYIILASVISIALAIFMYGYKSKQSQRLSWIFGILRFITIFSILLLIINPKFESETYTTDKPKLPVLIDNSASVEVLGQNNNVLDLITELKENKKLNEKFDISYFSFGSKFRKSDTLSFAEKNTNISEALSSVNEIFKNRSAPTILITDGNQTLGNDYEFSSSTFKNPIYPIVLGDSVQYTDLKIGQLNTNRYAFLKNQFPVEVILTYSGTSDVNSEFVITQGTSTVYRSKVSFSEKENSSTLNFNLPANSVGLQKYTAQILPLENEKNRTNNIKHFAVEVIDQATNILIVSKLTHPDLGALKKSITSNEQRTVTFKKPVEAINLLNDYQLVILYQPDRSFAAVFSELEKLNKNAWTIAGLETDWTFLNSAQENFKKNSTRQKEDVQGKLNSNYGSFAVEDLGFDDFPPLHTQFGELSINVPHEVMLDQTIRGITSESPLLATMEINGRRNAIWDGEGFWRWRAGSFLKTDSFQDFDGFIGSLVQYLASNKRRSRLEVSSETFYYNNNPIKISAQYFDKNYVFDNRASLNITVVNSETEKQTVFPMLLRNNFYEVDLNSLPAGEYSFTISVANEEVSKSGNFTILDFNVEQQFLNADIAKLRRVAENTGGKEYLITDTNLLIDQLLADKNFQNIQKAERKTVPLIDWKYLLVLIVLTLAGEWFIRKYNGLI
- the fabG gene encoding 3-oxoacyl-[acyl-carrier-protein] reductase; this translates as MKLLEGKTAIITGGSRGIGKGIVEVFAQHGANVAFTYSSSAEAANTLAEEVSKTGVKAKAYQSNAASYEDSQQLAEEVIKDFGSIDILVNNAGITKDNLLMRISEEDFDKVIEVNLKSVFNMTKAVQRTMLKQRKGSIINMSSVVGVKGNAGQANYAASKAGIIGFSKSVALELGSRNIRCNVIAPGFVETEMTGKLDEKTVQGWRDAIPLKRGGEPEDIANVCVFLASDLSAYVTGQVLNVDGGMLT
- the sucD gene encoding succinate--CoA ligase subunit alpha, encoding MSVLVNKDSKVIVQGFTGSEGSFHAEQMIEYGTNVVGGVTPGKGGQSHLDRPVFNTVEDAVKETGANTSIIFVPPAFAADAIMEAADAGIKVIITITEGIPVKDMIMASDYIKDRDCRLIGPNCPGVITPGEAKVGIMPGFVFKKGTVGIVSKSGTLTYEAADQVVKQGLGITTAIGIGGDPIIGTTTKEALEMLITDPESEAVVMIGEIGGQLEIDAAKWYKESGIKKPIIGFIAGETAPAGRTMGHAGAIVGGSEDTAQAKKKVMRECGIHVVDSPAEIGKKVAEILG
- a CDS encoding nuclear transport factor 2 family protein, coding for MSNKAKEVVRDFYRSDILKDNTVLERYFHPDLVLLWNSPIGLSIMHYDDLVNFFDEIRRTYQDLRLEVSHLLADGNHVTIRYKYYVRTMENPDEEMGIAHFIAIWEVKDGKIFRGHQVSQPVTSNDDTNEGYDRVKI
- a CDS encoding UDP-3-O-(3-hydroxymyristoyl)glucosamine N-acyltransferase, translating into MKFPVPHSLENIANIIGCYYVGDANFPVLGMNEIHVVQPGDIVFVDHPKYYDKALTSDATVILINKKVECPEGKALLISEDPFRDFNKLTQHFSPFRGANRAIAESAKIGEGTVIQPNVFIGHNVEIGKNCLIYSNVCIYDNARIGDNVTIHAGSVLGGDAFYYKNRPEKFDKLLSGGNVVLEDNVDIGALCTIDKGVTASTTIGEGTKLDNQVQVGHDTVIGKRCLIASQVGIAGCVVIGDFVTIWGQVGITSGITIGDKAVISAQSGVSKSLDGHKSYFGTPADDFRKKYKEMASIKLIPELIEKLDKIL
- the efp gene encoding elongation factor P translates to MATSSDIRKGLCIRYNNDIYKVIEFLHVKPGKGPAFVRTKLKSVTTGKVIDNTFSAGHKIDDVRVETHKFQFLYNEGDVYHFMNTEDYAQIQLMKSILDTPELMKEGEVVSVLLNSEDGSPLSVEMPAHVILEVTSTEPGVKGNTATNATKPAIVETGAEINVPLFVNEGDKIRIDTEKGQYQERVKE
- the lpxA gene encoding acyl-ACP--UDP-N-acetylglucosamine O-acyltransferase; the encoded protein is MNQPLAFVHPGAKIAKNVVIEPFTTIHNNVVIGEGTWIGSHVTIMEGARIGKNCNIFPGAVISAVPQDLKFRDEDTTVEIGDGTTLREFVTINRGTIDRGKTVIGKNCWIMAYCHIAHDCIVGDNCIFSNNSTLAGHITVGDYVVLAGMTAVHQFCMIGNHAFVTGGSLVRKDVPPFTKAAREPLSYVGINSIGLRRRGFASQKISEIQNIYRLLYQKNYNTTQATEIIEAEMEATPERDEILQFIKNSKRGIMKGYFNSN